The following coding sequences lie in one Falco peregrinus isolate bFalPer1 chromosome 21, bFalPer1.pri, whole genome shotgun sequence genomic window:
- the LOC101920985 gene encoding E3 ubiquitin-protein ligase TRIM7-like isoform X2, with translation MFPGPGATDEHLSSSTWDAPTPCPWPLFKLSPGGQSFCKLPWRRTYAQPWTLLIHPLVILYCSALGSALVLPALGVAGRETPFPCSEENESGCCLTAHIFGGPMAVPSPTTGLPSEAFCSICLEYFRDPVSIHCGHNFCRACITRCWEWSTANFSCPQCHETAPERNLRPSRELARVLEIAKRLSSQAARGETVEVEGCERHQEPLKVFCKDDEAFICVVCRESRLHRSHTMLPVQDAVQEYKGQIQARLQALKEDRDKLLGFRDVEMKRNWEYLEKTKAERQRVFSTFEGLRLFLEDHARDLLAQLGVLERDIEKMQEENITSLTKEISCLDTLIQEMEEKCQQPASKFLQDIRSTLNRFQNENFQQLPLLLSEHEKKISHFREKNIAVEEILKSFQDVLMFELPEKMKVTLDPSTAHPQLVVSEDRRSVRWEDAQQDPSAEGFGTDPYVLGCEGITSGRFCWDVEVSPPGSWAVGVARESLKRKEETAVSSEMELWSMGLCEGQFWALTSLERIPLYQIQVPRRVRVSLDYEKGQVAFFDADKRALIFTFPAVSFKGESIHPWFLVWSEGSQITLCP, from the exons ATGTTTCCAGGCCCTGGGGCCACTGATGAGCATTTAAGCAGCTCCACTTGGGATGCTCCTACCCCCTGCCCATGGCCTCTCTTTAAGCTCAGTCCTGGGGGGCAGTCCTTTTGCAAGCTGCCTTGGAGGAGGACCTATGCACAGCCGTGGACTTTGCTGATCCATCCCTTGGTGATTCTTTACTGTAGTGCCCTCG GCTCAGCTTTGGTTCTGCCCGCCCTGGGGGTGGCAGGAAGGGAAACGCCTTTCCCTTGctcagaggaaaatgaaagtgGCTGCTGTCTCACAGCTCACATCTTCGGGGGCCCCATGGCTGTGCCAAGCCCCACCACAGGGCTCCCTAGCGAAGCCTTCTGCTCCATCTGCCTAGAGTATTTCCGAGACCCTGTCTCCATCCACTGTGGTCATAACTTCTGCCGAGCGTGCATCACCCGCTGCTGGGAGTGGTCCACGGCAAATTTCTCCTGCCCACAGTGCCACGAAACGGCACCGGAGAGAAACCTACGGCCCAGCAGAGAGCTGGCGCGGGTGCTTGAAATAGCTAAGCGGCTGAGTTCGCAGGCGGCCAGAGGGGAGACGGTTGAGGTGGAAGGATGCGAGAGGCACCAGGAACCTCTGAAAGTCTTCTGCAAAGATGATGAAGCCTTCATCTGTGTGGTCTGCCGGGAGTCCCGACTGCACCGGTCTCACACGATGCTTCCAGTGCAGGATGCTGTCCAGGAATACAAG ggACAAATCCAGGCTCGCCTTCAAGCCCTGAAAGAAGACAGAGACAAACTCCTGGGTTTTCGAGATGTTGAAATGAAGAGGAACTGGGAGTACTTG GAGAAGACCAAAGCCGAGAGGCAGAGGGTTTTCTCAACATTCGAAGGGTTGCGCCTCTTCCTGGAGGACCATGCCCGTGATCTGTTGGCTCAGCTGGGAGTCCTGGAGAGGGACAttgagaaaatgcaggaagaaaacatcACGAGCCTGACAAAGGAGATCTCTTGTCTAGACACATTGATCCAGGAGATGGAAGAGAAGTGCCAGCAACCAGCAAGTAAATTTCTGCAG GACATCCGAAGCACCTTGAACAG gtttcaaaatgaaaatttccagCAGCTGCCATTGCTTCTTTCAgagcatgaaaagaaaatcagtcacttcagggaaaaaaatattgctgtagaGGAGATTCTGAAGAGCTTCCAAG ATGTCCTGATGTTTGAGTTGCCTGAAAAGA TGAAGGTGACCCTGGATCCATCCACAGCTCACCCCCAGCTTGTCGTGTCTGAAGACAGGAGGAGTGTGAGGTGGGAAGATGCCCAGCAGGACCCATCTGCTGAGGGGTTTGGCACAGATCCCTATGTGCTGGGCTGCGAGGGCATCACTTCGGGGAGATTCTGCTGGGATGTGGAGGTGTCACCCCCAGGCTCCTGGGCCGTGGGGGTGGCCAGGGAGTCcctgaagaggaaggaggagactGCTGTGAGCTCTGAGATGGAGCTCTGGTCTATGGGTCTCTGTGAGGGTCAGTTTTGGGCGCTCACCTCCCTCGAGCGTATCCCGCTATACCAGATCCAGGTCCCCAGAAGGGTTCGGGTCTCCCTGGACTATGAAAAGGGTCAGGTGGCATTTTTCGATGCAGATAAGAGGGCCCTGATCTTCACTTTCCCAGCAGTCTCATTCAAAGGGGAGAGTATTCATCCCTGGTTCCTGGTGTGGAGTGAGGGGTCCCAGATCACACTGTGTCCCTGA
- the LOC114011242 gene encoding E3 ubiquitin-protein ligase TRIM39-like, protein MAKLEDLLEDLKNEIEKRQAKNATKLSEISQLDTPTQWQEEKNQQSDVKSTISRRGKVTFQLPVGVSSESEERVCRFSWRNNALKETLKKLQATMTLDPNTAHPDLILSEDCKSVRRGGGRRDLPDNPERFDYWPFVLGCQGFMAGRHFWEVEVGDGGDWAVGVARESICRKGHLSLCPQGGIWGVEKWGGQVRALTTHKVTLLPLRWVPRRVSIHLDYGGGTVAFFDADEGRLMFIFSHASFTGERVRPWLWVVGARSQLRLCP, encoded by the exons ATGGC AAAGCTGGAGGATCTG CTGGAAGACCTGAAAAATGAGATTGAGAAGAGGCAGGCAAAAAATGCCACCAAACTCTCAGAGATTTCCCAGCTGGACACCCCGACACAATGGCAAGAAGAGAAGAATCAGCAATCG GATGTGAAAAGCACCATCAGCAG gcgTGGGAAAGTGACTTTCCAGCTGCCAGTAGGTGTTTCTTCAGAGTCAGAAGAGAGAGTTTGTCGCTTCTCATGGAGGAACAATGCTCTGAAGGAAACTCTGAAGAAGCTACAAG CCACCATGACCCTGGACCCCAACACAGCTCATCCTGACCTCATCCTCTCCGAGGACTGTAAGAGCGTGAGACGTGGGGGAGGACGACGGGACCTGCCCGATAACCCTGAGCGATTTGACTACTGGCCCTTCGTGCTGGGTTGCCAGGGTTTCATGGCTGGCCGACACTTctgggaggtggaggtgggggacGGGGGGGATTGGGCTGTGGGGGTGGCCCGTGAGTCCATTTGTCGGAAGGGGCATCTCAGCCTTTGCCCCCAAGGAGGGATCTGGGGGGTGGAGAAATGGGGGGGGCAAGTCCGGGCACTCACCACCCACAAGGTCACCCTCCTACCCCTCCGCTGGGTGCCCCGGAGGGTCAGCATCCACCTGGACTATGGTGGAGGGACGGTGGCGTTTTTTGACGCAGATGAAGGGAGGCTCATGTTCATTTTTTCTCATGCTTCCTTCACTGGTGAAAGGGTCCGTCCATGGCTCTGGGTGGTGGGGGCCAGGTCCCAGCTCAGGTTGTGTCCCTGA
- the LOC101920985 gene encoding E3 ubiquitin-protein ligase TRIM7-like isoform X1: MQPPSQATLQPHLFHGCSSLSFPCQAPSPNGLCFCVQLPARVWVSSSDLAGLTFPSLPPCQAGGTRKPQVPAILGMGTTLGDVTRQSLAITGFLPYHSGSALVLPALGVAGRETPFPCSEENESGCCLTAHIFGGPMAVPSPTTGLPSEAFCSICLEYFRDPVSIHCGHNFCRACITRCWEWSTANFSCPQCHETAPERNLRPSRELARVLEIAKRLSSQAARGETVEVEGCERHQEPLKVFCKDDEAFICVVCRESRLHRSHTMLPVQDAVQEYKGQIQARLQALKEDRDKLLGFRDVEMKRNWEYLEKTKAERQRVFSTFEGLRLFLEDHARDLLAQLGVLERDIEKMQEENITSLTKEISCLDTLIQEMEEKCQQPASKFLQDIRSTLNRFQNENFQQLPLLLSEHEKKISHFREKNIAVEEILKSFQDVLMFELPEKMKVTLDPSTAHPQLVVSEDRRSVRWEDAQQDPSAEGFGTDPYVLGCEGITSGRFCWDVEVSPPGSWAVGVARESLKRKEETAVSSEMELWSMGLCEGQFWALTSLERIPLYQIQVPRRVRVSLDYEKGQVAFFDADKRALIFTFPAVSFKGESIHPWFLVWSEGSQITLCP, encoded by the exons ATGCAACCTCCTTCCCAAGCTACCCTTCAGCCTCACCTTTTCCATGGATGCTCTTCCCTATCTTTTCCATGTcaagccccctccccaaatggtctttgtttctgtgtccagctccctgccagggTGTGGGTCTCATCTTCAGACCTGGCAGGGCTCACTTtccccagccttcctccctgccaggctgggggtaCCAGGAAACCACAGGTACCAGCTATTTTGGGGATGGGGACCACCTTGGGGGATGTAACCAGGCAGTCTTTGGCCATCACTGGCTTTCTCCCTTACCACTCAGGCTCAGCTTTGGTTCTGCCCGCCCTGGGGGTGGCAGGAAGGGAAACGCCTTTCCCTTGctcagaggaaaatgaaagtgGCTGCTGTCTCACAGCTCACATCTTCGGGGGCCCCATGGCTGTGCCAAGCCCCACCACAGGGCTCCCTAGCGAAGCCTTCTGCTCCATCTGCCTAGAGTATTTCCGAGACCCTGTCTCCATCCACTGTGGTCATAACTTCTGCCGAGCGTGCATCACCCGCTGCTGGGAGTGGTCCACGGCAAATTTCTCCTGCCCACAGTGCCACGAAACGGCACCGGAGAGAAACCTACGGCCCAGCAGAGAGCTGGCGCGGGTGCTTGAAATAGCTAAGCGGCTGAGTTCGCAGGCGGCCAGAGGGGAGACGGTTGAGGTGGAAGGATGCGAGAGGCACCAGGAACCTCTGAAAGTCTTCTGCAAAGATGATGAAGCCTTCATCTGTGTGGTCTGCCGGGAGTCCCGACTGCACCGGTCTCACACGATGCTTCCAGTGCAGGATGCTGTCCAGGAATACAAG ggACAAATCCAGGCTCGCCTTCAAGCCCTGAAAGAAGACAGAGACAAACTCCTGGGTTTTCGAGATGTTGAAATGAAGAGGAACTGGGAGTACTTG GAGAAGACCAAAGCCGAGAGGCAGAGGGTTTTCTCAACATTCGAAGGGTTGCGCCTCTTCCTGGAGGACCATGCCCGTGATCTGTTGGCTCAGCTGGGAGTCCTGGAGAGGGACAttgagaaaatgcaggaagaaaacatcACGAGCCTGACAAAGGAGATCTCTTGTCTAGACACATTGATCCAGGAGATGGAAGAGAAGTGCCAGCAACCAGCAAGTAAATTTCTGCAG GACATCCGAAGCACCTTGAACAG gtttcaaaatgaaaatttccagCAGCTGCCATTGCTTCTTTCAgagcatgaaaagaaaatcagtcacttcagggaaaaaaatattgctgtagaGGAGATTCTGAAGAGCTTCCAAG ATGTCCTGATGTTTGAGTTGCCTGAAAAGA TGAAGGTGACCCTGGATCCATCCACAGCTCACCCCCAGCTTGTCGTGTCTGAAGACAGGAGGAGTGTGAGGTGGGAAGATGCCCAGCAGGACCCATCTGCTGAGGGGTTTGGCACAGATCCCTATGTGCTGGGCTGCGAGGGCATCACTTCGGGGAGATTCTGCTGGGATGTGGAGGTGTCACCCCCAGGCTCCTGGGCCGTGGGGGTGGCCAGGGAGTCcctgaagaggaaggaggagactGCTGTGAGCTCTGAGATGGAGCTCTGGTCTATGGGTCTCTGTGAGGGTCAGTTTTGGGCGCTCACCTCCCTCGAGCGTATCCCGCTATACCAGATCCAGGTCCCCAGAAGGGTTCGGGTCTCCCTGGACTATGAAAAGGGTCAGGTGGCATTTTTCGATGCAGATAAGAGGGCCCTGATCTTCACTTTCCCAGCAGTCTCATTCAAAGGGGAGAGTATTCATCCCTGGTTCCTGGTGTGGAGTGAGGGGTCCCAGATCACACTGTGTCCCTGA